A region of Vigna radiata var. radiata cultivar VC1973A chromosome 6, Vradiata_ver6, whole genome shotgun sequence DNA encodes the following proteins:
- the LOC106764399 gene encoding dr1-associated corepressor, whose amino-acid sequence MRKKLDTRFPAARIKKIMQADEDVGKIAMAVPLLVSKALELFLQDLCDRTYEITLRRGAKTMNAFHLKQCVQTFNVFDFLKDIVSKVPDLGGSAANCDDHTVKRRKVAEDDNDSHEEPKRNNKAEPGQTSGRGRGRGRGRGRGRGSRNVDQEMNSQAKCAEDSDALKQNEKQTQSNESMENASSPEEVKQTFPVSKPAQVSIRNFDLNMDPDENMESLASPTAVPTSSSAKSISEEKHHEEYPGWSLSDMEKMTIDPIQLANINGRIDEDEEDYDEEM is encoded by the exons ATGAGGAAGAAACTGGATACTCGTTTCCCTGCG GCCAGgattaagaaaataatgcaAGCTGATGAGGATGTAGGGAAGATTGCAATGGCTGTGCCTCTTTTAGTTT CTAAAGCACTAGAGCTATTCCTACAAGATTTGTGTGATCGAACATATGAGATAACTCTGAGGAGGGGAGCTAAGACTATGAATGCTTTTCATTT AAAACAGTGTGTGCAGACTTTTAACGTCTTTGACTTTCTGAAAGATATTGTCAGCAAGGTTCCTGATTTAGGCGGTTCTGCTGCAAATTGTGATGACCATACTGTCAAGAGGAG GAAAGTTGCTGAAGATGATAATGATAGCCACGAGGAGCCCAAGAGAAATAACAAG GCGGAGCCGGGACAAACCAGTGGCAGAGGAAGGGGTAGGGGAAGAGGAAGGGGTCGTGGCCGTGGAAGTAGAAATGTAGATCAAGAGATGAATTCACAAGCCAAGTGTGCAGAAGATTCTGATGCATTGAAGCAAAATGAGAAGCAGACTCAAAGCAATGAAAGCATGGAAAACGCGTCATCACCTGAAGAAGTTAAGCAGACTTTTCCAGTTAGCAAGCCGGCTCAGGTGTCCATTCGAAATTTTGACTTAAACATGGACCCAGATGAGAATATGGAATCGTTAGCATCACCAACTGCTGTTCCAACTAGTTCATCAGCAAAATCAATATCAGAAGAGAAACATCATGAGGAATATCCTGGATGGTCCTTGTCTGATATGGAAAAAATGACCATTGATCCCATTCAACTAGCTAACATAAATGGAAGgattgatgaagatgaagaggatTATGATGAAGAAATGTAA
- the LOC106763259 gene encoding transcription factor MYB101-like, with translation MSSFSNEDQSNDNQSQENNLRKGPWTAEEDAILAEYVTKHGPGNWNIVQQNTGLLRCGKSCRLRWTNHLRPDLRRGAFTKEEQRKVIELHAEMGNKWAKMAQKLPGRTDNEIKNFWNTRLKKRKRIGLDLYPDGIKPVSDAHNPNTTLATYTHGNEVVGTSSQHAMLNNFSNTQNQPLPVQPISMVRENMKPPQEMQPSEVPRQLQLPEAGRSSYVPDVVFNTPNKRLRVLPNSMFQ, from the exons ATGTCTTCGTTCTCAAATGAGGATCAAAGTAATGATAATCAGTCACAGGAAAATAATCTAAGGAAAGGGCCATGGACAGCAGAAGAAGATGCAATACTGGCAGAATATGTGACAAAACATGGACCAGGAAATTGGAACATAGTGCAGCAAAACACTGGACTACTTCGTTGTGGCAAAAGTTGTCGTTTAAGGTGGACAAATCATCTAAGACCAGATCTAAGGAGAGGTGCATTCACCAAAGAAGAACAAAGGAAAGTCATTGAGTTACATGCGGAGATGGGAAATAAATGGGCTAAAATGGCACAGAAG TTGCCTGGACGAACAGACAACGAAATCAAGAACTTTTGGAACACTAGACTGAAGAAAAGGAAACGAATTGGCTTAGACCTCTACCCAGATGGCATAAAACCTGTGTCAGATGCCCACAACCCAAACACTACTCTAGCTACCTACACTCATGGTAACGAAGTAGTAGGGACATCATCTCAACATGCCATGTTAAATAATTTCAGTAACACTCAAAATCAACCACTCCCTGTACAACCAATTTCTATGGTACGTGAAAACATGAAACCACCTCAAGAAATGCAACCGTCTGAGGTACCTCGGCAACTACAACTACCTGAAGCAGGTAGATCATCTTATGTACCAGATGTGGTGTTCAACACTCCAAATAAACGACTGCGTGTACTACCAAATTCTATG TTCCAGTAA
- the LOC106764972 gene encoding uncharacterized protein LOC106764972, which produces MMSPASRSKSKDKKASKEAQKAAAKPTGSGNAVAGVPASAYNPLLGTFHTLDISSTPTSPIHANGRFRNIDETDEHPVNSVVAGVEYDSVSNNGSWSGESEEHKEKSSNAPVRSDSVPGADNDKREKIRQKNERKHQRQKERRAQELHERCTGYLMSRKLEALSQQLVAMGFSHERATMALILNEGRVEESVAWLFEGGEEADGNKDTNIRRSNLKIDISDELAQIADMVTRYDCSKQEVERAVVNCDGDLDKAAETLRELKLDPPSAPPKPEETGDPLINNNVKQSGVGSQSSRPQTKAVPLPNQPKKDDKEFNYTKAAITIGVPSDSSNRNVQPVKRIQPKSEWAKPQQATVPADKKWPSSGSNSSVSYSLQSPLQILAPPAKSEARYVPVGGEFKNLQPVASREPLIMMQWPQTVNAKQVPTTTMSSSPPGIAATWYTTNGPDAVRSNGFLSHAPSTRSPSPNYLSSNQRYHQLQYQPQPQFVGGSSNSVDHQATCQGNSNWNRAGATPTLAAATSLGLFSGLGSAGQSGATSPVDWSTGGSMQFDYTNIDWSLDRSLASPRSNGSWLGFSPFSKNNTQMYDSNASGVVSQSSNGSIVPLPGLQDGGVASSETSAGSRDWGSPFEGKDLFSLPRQFVSSPTL; this is translated from the coding sequence ATGATGTCTCCTGCATCCCGATCCAAGTCTAAAGACAAAAAAGCTAGCAAGGAAGCCCAGAAAGCTGCTGCAAAGCCTACAGGATCTGGTAATGCAGTGGCTGGTGTTCCAGCCAGTGCTTATAACCCCTTATTAGGAACATTCCATACACTGGACATTTCATCGACACCTACCTCACCTATACATGCTAATGGTCGTTTTCGGAACATAGATGAAACAGATGAGCATCCTGTCAACTCAGTGGTTGCTGGTGTCGAGTATGATTCTGTTTCTAACAATGGTAGTTGGTCTGGTGAGTCCGAAGAACATAAAGAGAAAAGTTCTAATGCCCCTGTTAGATCAGACTCGGTACCAGGAGCTGATAATGACAAACGAGAGAAAATCCGCCAGAAAAATGAGAGGAAACATCAACGGCAGAAAGAAAGGCGAGCACAGGAATTGCATGAGCGGTGTACTGGTTATCTCATGTCGAGGAAACTGGAGGCACTTTCTCAGCAGCTTGTTGCAATGGGCTTTTCTCACGAAAGAGCAACAATGGCACTGATATTGAACGAAGGTAGGGTTGAGGAATCAGTAGCGTGGCTGTTTGAAGGTGGTGAAGAAGCAGATGGTAACAAGGATACAAACATACGTAGGAGCAATTTGAAAATTGACATATCAGATGAGCTAGCTCAGATTGCAGACATGGTAACCAGGTACGATTGCTCAAAACAGGAGGTTGAAAGAGCAGTTGTTAACTGTGACGGTGATCTTGATAAGGCTGCTGAAACCCTGAGAGAGTTGAAACTTGATCCCCCATCTGCTCCGCCAAAGCCAGAGGAAACAGGTGATCCTCTCATCAATAATAATGTAAAGCAGTCAGGAGTTGGAAGTCAGAGCTCAAGGCCACAAACAAAAGCTGTTCCTTTACCAAATCAACCTAAAAAAGATGACAAGGAATTTAACTATACAAAGGCTGCAATAACAATTGGAGTCCCTTCAGATTCCAGTAATAGAAATGTGCAACCTGTAAAGAGAATCCAACCTAAGTCTGAATGGGCTAAGCCCCAACAGGCTACTGTACCAGCTGATAAAAAGTGGCCAAGTTCAGGATCTAATTCTTCTGTCTCTTATTCCCTGCAATCACCTTTGCAAATATTAGCCCCGCCTGCTAAGTCTGAAGCACGTTATGTGCCTGTTGGAGGTGAGTTTAAGAACCTTCAACCTGTAGCATCCAGGGAACCATTAATCATGATGCAGTGGCCCCAAACTGTAAATGCAAAGCAAGTTCCAACCACAACTATGAGTTCATCGCCTCCTGGAATAGCTGCTACTTGGTATACAACTAACGGTCCAGATGCTGTGAGATCTAATGGTTTTTTATCTCATGCCCCGAGCACTAGAAGCCCCAGTCCAAACTACCTTAGCTCTAATCAAAGGTACCACCAACTTCAGTATCAACCTCAACCACAGTTTGTTGGTGGCAGCAGCAATTCAGTAGATCACCAAGCAACCTGCCAAGGGAATAGCAATTGGAATAGAGCAGGTGCAACCCCAACGCTTGCTGCTGCTACTTCTCTAGGACTCTTTTCCGGACTAGGATCAGCTGGTCAATCAGGGGCAACCTCTCCAGTTGACTGGAGCACTGGTGGGTCAATGCAGTTTGATTATACTAACATAGACTGGTCCTTGGATAGAAGTTTAGCTTCACCAAGGTCAAACGGTTCATGGCTAGGATTTTCACCATTTTCAAAGAATAATACTCAGATGTATGACTCAAATGCTTCAGGAGTCGTTTCTCAATCATCAAATGGGAGTATTGTTCCCTTGCCTGGACTGCAAGATGGTGGAGTAGCTTCTTCTGAGACATCTGCTGGTTCCCGGGACTGGGGTTCTCCATTTGAAGGGAAAGATCTATTTAGTTTACCGAGACAGTTTGTTTCTTCTCCTACTCTGTAA